In one Halosimplex halophilum genomic region, the following are encoded:
- a CDS encoding right-handed parallel beta-helix repeat-containing protein, whose protein sequence is MVFGNHSEPTDDEGRDDRNRGLPGRSGGLGRRSFLTAAAAAVGAPLLARGGRAAQGSGGRRRIEIDSTGSAAVDYEFTATGAVEPVRGDAEGNDTVAENGDGTQTATGAVGSWGRDTYTFQGRITSFSPTSGDFEVRIDGTRVDPGAVAKGKTVQSLPAASDVLGGGDGYPDAVPQSAATTVVSTLSELESALNSASSGDVVYVAPDASINVPDRELTVPAGVTLASNRGIDGAKGGEIRADEVHGEGPLHTEHQVRITGLRVTGSIDEYVEYDRPVHSGVTVKGKGCEIDNVEISGFSYSGVKLLHSARIHHSHIHTNAMDGLGYGIVCIGGGSTLVEYNRFNLNRHSVANEGTAGYEVRYNHFGEDAIAYQVGTHRPGGATLEIHHNTFVPTKHLNSGEDPESHVSIRGVPDDIADIHHNWFHNPKKPAPGRGTESIIQPHSNEFKNLNFDTNHYGAKQPSDPTIGCPR, encoded by the coding sequence ATGGTGTTCGGAAACCATAGCGAACCGACGGACGACGAAGGGCGAGACGACCGTAACCGCGGCCTACCGGGGCGTTCGGGCGGGCTCGGGCGACGGTCGTTCCTGACAGCGGCCGCGGCCGCAGTGGGGGCGCCGCTGCTCGCGCGGGGCGGGCGGGCCGCGCAGGGGTCGGGCGGTCGCCGCCGGATCGAGATCGACAGCACCGGCTCGGCGGCGGTCGACTACGAGTTCACCGCGACCGGTGCGGTCGAACCGGTCCGCGGCGACGCCGAGGGCAACGACACGGTCGCGGAGAACGGCGACGGCACCCAGACCGCGACCGGCGCGGTCGGCTCGTGGGGGCGCGACACCTACACGTTCCAGGGCCGGATCACGTCGTTCTCGCCGACGAGCGGCGACTTCGAGGTCCGAATCGACGGGACGCGCGTCGACCCCGGTGCGGTCGCGAAGGGGAAGACCGTCCAGTCGCTGCCCGCGGCGAGCGACGTGCTGGGCGGCGGCGACGGCTACCCCGACGCGGTCCCGCAGTCGGCCGCCACCACGGTCGTCTCGACGCTGAGCGAACTCGAATCGGCGCTGAACAGCGCGTCAAGCGGCGACGTGGTGTACGTCGCGCCCGACGCGAGCATCAACGTCCCCGACCGGGAGCTGACGGTCCCCGCGGGCGTGACGCTCGCCTCGAACCGCGGCATCGACGGGGCGAAGGGCGGGGAGATCCGCGCCGACGAGGTCCACGGCGAGGGCCCGCTCCACACCGAGCACCAGGTCCGGATCACGGGCCTGCGGGTCACCGGCTCGATCGACGAGTACGTCGAGTACGACCGCCCGGTTCACAGCGGCGTGACGGTCAAGGGCAAGGGCTGCGAGATCGACAACGTCGAGATCTCCGGGTTCAGCTACTCGGGCGTGAAACTGCTGCACTCGGCCCGGATCCACCACTCGCACATCCACACCAACGCGATGGACGGGCTCGGCTACGGCATCGTCTGTATCGGCGGCGGCAGTACGCTGGTCGAGTACAACCGCTTCAACCTCAACCGCCACTCCGTCGCCAACGAGGGCACCGCCGGCTACGAGGTGCGCTACAACCACTTCGGCGAGGACGCCATCGCCTACCAGGTCGGGACCCACCGCCCGGGCGGCGCGACCCTCGAGATCCACCACAACACGTTCGTCCCGACGAAACATCTCAACTCCGGGGAGGACCCCGAGTCCCACGTCAGCATCCGCGGAGTCCCCGACGATATCGCGGACATCCACCACAACTGGTTCCACAACCCGAAGAAACCGGCGCCGGGACGGGGCACGGAGTCGATCATCCAGCCCCACTCGAACGAGTTCAAGAACCTGAACTTCGACACCAACCACTACGGCGCGAAGCAGCCGTCCGACCCGACGATCGGCTGTCCGCGGTAG